GCACGGTCGCCGCCCTCGCCGCCGCCCTGGACACGCCCGCCGGCACCGCCGACGACCGGGACGGCCGCCCGGACGACCTGGTGATGCTCCGCCAGGACGGCCCGCAGCAACCGGTCTTCGCCGTGCACCCCGGCGGCGGCAGCGTCCACTGGTTCCGCGACCTGGCCCACGCCCTCGCCGAGGGCCGGCCCGTCGCCGCCTTCGAACACCCCGGCCTCGCCGACGCCGCCCTCGCCGCGGCCGACGTCGACACCCTGGCCGGCCGCTACCTCGCCCAGCTGCGCCACCACCAGCCCACCGGCCCGTACCGGCTGCTCGGCTGGTGCGCCGGAGCCCCGATCGCCTGGGAGATGGCCCGCCGCCTCGGCGAGCAGGGCGAGCGCACCCACCTGGTGCTGCTCGACCCGATCGCCGACACCCTCGACGGCGACCCCGTCCCCGACGGCCTGGAGCTCTTCGACCGGGCCACCGCCGTCCTCGCCGAGCTGCGCCGCACCCCGGACGGCGGGGCGGCCGCCGAACTGCGCCGCCGCGCGGTCCCGCTGCTCCAGTACATCGTCGACGACGGCGGCCTGGTGATCACCGAGGAGAACGTGGACGACGGCTACCTGGAGCGGGTGGAGATCTGGCGTGCCCTGCGCGCCGCCACCCTCGGCCACCGCTACCGGCCCGCCGACCTCGCCCTCGACCTGGTCGCCGGCGACGAACTCGCCGAAGCGGCCCACCAGGCGATCGGCGGCCTCGGCTACCCCGAGTACCTGGGCCGCTGGGAACGGCTGGCCGGCGGCGGCCTTCGGGTGCACCGCGTCCCCGGCAGCCACCTCGGCGTCCTGCAGCCCCCCTACCTCGGCCGCCTGGCGGCGACGCTCGACGACATCTGGCACCACGGCGACACCCCGCACCCCGGCACGGACGACATCCGGCACGGCGGCGACGACACCCGGCACGGCGAGAAGGAGAACTGAGCGATGGCCCCGAACCCCACCCGGCCCGAGCGCCGCGACCTGCTGTCGCTGCGCGACCTGACCGACGACCAGGTCCGCCACCTGGTCCGCCGCGGCGTCGACTTCGCCGAGGGCCGCCCGGCCGACCCGGCCGTCGCCGGCGCCATCGTCGGCATCTACTTCCGCAAGACCTCCACCCGCACCCGGACCTCCTTCTCCGCCGCAGCGCTGCGCCTCGGCGCGCGGACCATCGCCTACGGCCCGGCCGACCTCCAGGAGAACACCGGCGAGAGCCCCGAGGACACCGCCCTGGTGCTGTCCGGGATGCTCGACTGCCTGGTGGCCCGCACCGCCGGCAGCGACCGGGAACTGCGCGTCTTCGCCGCCCACCCCGCGATGGGCGTGGTCAACGCGATGAGCGAGACCGAGCACCCCACCCAGGGCCTGGCCGACTGCACCATGCTGGTCCGCCGGTTCGGCCGGATGGACGGCCTGCGGCTGCTGTACGCCGGCGAGGGCAACAGCACCGCCACCGCGCTCGCCCTGAGCGTCAGCCGGTTCCCCGGCGTCCGGCTGGAGCTGCGCACCCCGGCCGGCTACGGGGTCGACCCGGACATCCTGGCCGAGGCCCAGGCGCACGCCAAGCGCAACGGCGGCGAGGTGGTCGAGCGCCACGACATGGCCGATCTGCCCGGGCAGCTGGACGCGGTCTACACGGCCCGCTGGCAGACCACCGGCTCCAGCAAGGCCGACCCCGACTGGCGCACCGGCTTCGAGCCGTTCCGGGTGGACGACGCGGTGCTGGCCGCCACCGGAGCCACCGTCTTCCTGCACGACCTGCCCGCCCACCGCGGCGAGGAGGTCACCGCCGAGGTCCTGGACGGCCCGCGGTCGATCGCCTTCGCGCAGGCCCACAACAAGCTGTTCGGCGCCATGGCCGCCCTGGAGTGGAGCCTCGGCGGGGGTGAGACCCGATGACGGCGCCCGCCCTCACCCGTCCCGCCGAGGACCTGCCCGACGCGCCCCCGCCGCTCGGCCGCAACCGCGACTACCGGATGCTGTGGACCGGCTCCGCCGTCTCCGCCCTGGGCAGCAGCATCAGCAGCCTCGCGTACCCGCTGCTGGTCCTGGCCGCCACCGGCTCGCCCACCAAGGCCGGCCTGGTCGGCTTCGCCAACACCCTGCCCAACCTGGCGCTGCCGCTGCACGCCGGGGTGCTGGTGGACCGCTTCGACCGCAAGAAGCTGCTGATCGTCTGCGACGCGGTCCGTGCGCTGTGCCTGGCCAGCGTCGGGGCCGCCCTGCTGCTGGGCCACTTCTGGCTCTGGCACGTCCTCACCGTCTGCCTGATCGAGGGCGCGTTCACCGTCCTGGCGGGCATCGCCGGCCAGGCGGCGATCCGCAACGTGGTCCGGCAGGAGGACCTGGACCGGGCCTTCGCCCGCAGCGAGGCCCGCGACCGCGCCGCGATGGTCTTCGGCAAGCCGCTCGGCGGGGTGCTGCTGGGGATGACCCGCAGCCTCCCGTTCCTGGCCGACGCCGCCAGCTACCTGGTGTCGCTGGCCGCCCTGCTGATGATCCGCCGGCCGTTCCAGGCCCGGCGCACCGAGCGGCCCGCCGAGGCCCGTCCCGGCGCGTGGACGGAGATCGGCGAGGGCGTCCGCTGGGTGCTGCGCCAGCCCTTCATCCGGGTCGCCTCGCTGCTGGTGGCCGGCAGCAACCTGCTCTTCCAGGCACTCTTCCTGGCCGTCATCGTGCTGCTGCACCAGGCGAACGCCTCCGGCACCGCCATCGGGTACGTGCTGGCCGCCGCGGGCATCGGCGGCGCCGCCGGATCGCTGTGCGCCACCTGGTTCCGCCGCCGGCTCCCGCTGGCCGCGGTGGTGATCGGCGCCAACTGGATCTGGGCGCTGCTGGTCCCGGTCATCGGCCTCACCCGCAGCCCGCTGGTGATCGGTGCCACGGTCGCCGGCCTGGCCTTCGTCGGGCCGGTGTGGAACGTCGCCGTCGAGGTCTACCGCCTGGTCAACACCCCCGACGAGCTGCAGGGCCGGACCACCTCCGCGGTGACCCTGGTCGCCTTCGGCGCCCTGCCGGTGGGCTCGCTCGCCGGCGGCCTGATGCTCGACCACCTCAGCGGCCGCACCACCGTGCTGTGGCTCGCCGCCTTCATGGTCCTGCTGGCCCTGGCCGCCACCGCCAGCAAGGCCGTCCGGACCGTGCCGGCCCCCGGCCGCGCCCGGCAGGAGGCCGCCGCATGACCCGCCCGCCGCACCTCGCACCCGTCGCCACCACCGGGACCACCGGGACCACCAGACCGGCCGGGACCACCGGACCGGCCGCCGCACCCGCCGAGACCGACCACGTCAAGGAGACCTCGATGCACGACCGCGCTCAGGACGGCATCGCCGTCATCGGTCTCGCCGGACGCTTCCCCGGCGCCATGAACGCCGACGAGTACTGGGCCAACCTGCTCGCCGTGAAGGACTGCGTGACCCGGCTGAGCGACGACGAGCTGATCGCGGCCGGCGCCAGTCCCGAGGACCTCGCCGACCCCGCGTACGTCAAGGCGGCCCCGCTGCTGCCCGCGATGACCGAGTTCGACGCCCCGCTGTTCGGCATGAGCGAGCGCGAGGCCCAGGCCCGCGACCCGCAGCAGCGCGTCTTCCTGGAGACCGCGTACACCGCCCTGGAGCACGCCGGCGTCGACCCCGGCGACACCCGCCACCGGATCGGCGTCTACGCCGGCGGCGCCACCAACCGCTACGCGGACCTCCACGTCCGCCGCAACGCGGAGGCCGTGCGCACCTACGGCGAGGTCGGCATCCAGACCACCAACCACAACGACTACATCTCCACCATCGTCTCCTACAAGCTCGGCCTGGACGGCCCGGCGATGACCGTGGCCACCGCCTGCTCCACCTCCCTGGTCGCCGTCCACCTGGCCTGCCAGGCCATCGCCGCCGGCGAGTGCGACGTCGCCATCGCCGGAGGGGTCGAGGTCGAGATGCCGTACGCCACCGGCTACCGCTGGGTGCCCGGCAGCATCTACTCCCCGGACGGCCTGTGCCGCTCCTACGACGCCGACGCGGGCGGCACCACCTTCGGCAGCGGCGTCGGCGCCGTGGTGCTCAAGCGGCTGGAGGACGCCGAGGCCGACGGCGACCGGATCCTCGCCGTACTGCGCGGCTCGGCCATCGGCAACGACGGCGACCGCAAGGCCGGGTTCACCGCGCCCAGCATCGAGGGCCAGCTGACCACCGTCGCCGAAGCCCTGGCCATGTCCGGCGTGGACCCGGCCACCATCGGCTACGTCGAGGGCCACGGCACCGCCACCCAGCTCGGCGACCCGATCGAGGTCGAGGCCCTCACCCGCGCCTTCCGCCGCCACACCGACCGGACCCAGTTCTGCACCCTCGGCTCGGTCAAGTCCAACATCGGCCACCTCGGCCCCGCCGCCGGCATCGCCGGACTGATCAAGGCCGTGTACGCGGTCGAGCGCGGCGTGATCCCGGGCACCGCGCACTTCCGCAGCCCCAACCCGCGGATCGACTTCGCCGCCACCCCGTTCCGGGTCACCGGCGAGACCCTGCCCTGGCCCGAGCAGGAGCACCCCCGCCGCGCCGCGGTCAGCTCCTTCGGCATCGGCGGCACCAACGCCCACCTGATCCTGGAGCAGGCCGCCCCCCGGCCCGCGCCCGAGCCGGTCGACGGCCCCGTCCTGCTCGCCCTCTCCGCCCGCACCCCCGCCGCCCTCGGCGAGAGCGCGGACCGCCTCGCCGCCCACCTGAGCACCTCCGGTGACGCCCTGTCGGACGTCGCGCACACCGTCACCACCGGCCGCCGCACCCTGCCGCACCGGCGCGCCGTGGTCGCCGCCGACCCCGAGGACGCGGTCGCCGCCCTGATCGCCGCGGCCGACACCGCGGCCGACACCGAGCCGGTCCGCTCCGAGCGCCCGGTCGCCTTCCTGCTCCCCGGCCAGGGCGCCCAGTATCCGGGCATGGCCCGCGAACTCCACCGCACCCAGCCCGGGTTCCGCGCCGCCCTCGACCACTGCCTGGGCGTGCTGCGCGGCGAGGTCGACGCCGACCTGCACCACCTCCTGCTGGACGCCCACCCGGACGACCAGGCCGCCGAGCAGCAGCTGCGCCGCACCGAGGTCACCCAGCCCGCGCTGTTCGCCGTCGAGTGGTCGATGGCCAAGCTGCTGGAGACCCTCGGCATCCGCCCCGCCGCCCTGCTCGGCCACAGCGTCGGCGAACTCGTCGCCGCCACCCTGGCCGGCGTCTTCGAACCGGACGACGCCCTGCGCCTGGTCGCCGCCCGCGGCCGGCTCGTCCAGGCCACCACCCCCGGCGCCATGCTCGCCGTCCCGCTGGCGCCCGAGCAGCTCGGCCCCTGGCTGGACGAGGTGGAGCTGGCCGTGGTCAACGGCGAGCGGGCCAGCGTGCTGGCCGGTACCGCCGACGCCATCGACCGGGTCGAGACCCGGCTGCACGCCCAGGGCCACCGCTGCACCCGGCTGCGCACCTCGCACGCCTTCCACTCCCGCCTGGTCACCCCGGCCGCCGCCGCGCTCGCCGAGGCCGTCGCCGCCACCCCGCGCAAGGCCCCCGCCGTCCGCCTGCTCTCCAACGTCACCGGCACCTGGATGACCGACCGGCAGGCCACCGACCCCGAGTACTGGGCGCAGCAGCTGCGCAGCACCGTCCGCTTCCACGAGGGCGTGCGGACCCTGCTCGCCGAGGAGGCCCTGCTGCTCGCCGAGGTCGGCCCCGGCCAGAGCCTCACCGCCCAGCTGCGCCGGCTGCCCGAGCTGCGCGGCCCGCGCCGCGCGGCCGTCCCGGTCGCCCCGCGCCGCGGCCAGGAGCAGGACACCACCCGCACCCTGCTCGCCGCCGCCGGCCGGCTGTGGGAGCTGGGCGCGCCGGTCGACCGGCACGCCGTGGACGCCGCCGTCACGGGCGGCCGGGCTCGGGTGGTGCCGCTGCCCGAGTACCCCTTCCAGCGCCGCTCGTACTGGATCGACCCGGACCCGGCACCGGTGGCCGCCGTCCAGTCCGCCCCCGTGGCGGAGGCCGCTCCCGCGTCGGAGGCCGCCCCGGTGGCGGTGGAGGACGACCGGCTGACCGTCCCCGGCTGGCGGCTGCTCCCGCCGGCCGTCCGCCGCAGCCACGGCCCCGCCGACCGCGCCTGGCTGGTCCTCTCCGACGGCCACCCGGCCGCCGCCATCCTGGCCCGGCTGCTCGGTGAGGCCGGCGCCCCGGTCACCAGCGCCGTCCTGACCGACCCGGTGGACGCCGACACCGTCCGCGCCCTGCTGCGGGAGGCCGTCGACGGCCACCAGCGGCCGCTGGAGATCGTCGGCTGCTGGTTCGCCGACACCGCCGACCTGACGGACCTCCAGCAGGCCGACCGGTGGCGGCGGACCGGCCTCACCCCGCTGATCCACCTGGTCCGCGCCGTCGCCGAGGTCTGCCCCGGCCGCCCGGTCCGGCTCACCGCCGCCGGCACCGGCATCTGGGACGTCTCCGGCACCGACCCGCTGGTGCCCGCCCGCGCCACCGCCGTCGGCCTGCTCTCGGCGGCCGGCAAGGAGTCCGAGACCCTGCGCACCCGCGTCCTCGACCTCCCCGCCCCGGACGGCGACACCGCGGTGGCCGCCCTGCTCGCCGAACTGGCCGACCAGGACGGCGAGGAGCAGCTGGTGCTGCGCGGCGGCCGCCGCTGGGTGCCGGCCCCGGTCGCGGTCCGGGAGCCCGAGGACGGCGGCTTCGCCGCGATGGTCCGCCCGCAGGGCACCTACCTGGTCACCGGCGGCCTCGGCGCACTCGGCCTGGTCGCCGCCCGCGAGCTGGCCTCCGTCGCCCCCGTCCGGCTGGCCCTGCTCGGCCGGCGCGGCCTGCCGCCGCGCGAGGACTGGGACCGGCTGCTCGCCGACCCCGCGACCGGCGCCGGCGTCCGCGACGCGCTGCGCACCATCGAGGAGCTGGAGAAGGGCGGCAGCACCGTCCTGGCGCTGTCCGCCGACGTCGCCGACCGCGACTCGATGACCGCCGCCGTGGAGCGGGTCCGGGCGGAGCTCGGCCCGATCCTCGGCGTGGTCCACTCCGCGGGCGTCGCGGGCGGCGGCATGCTGGCGCTGAAGGACCCGGAGACCGCCGGACGGGTCCTGGACCCCAAGGTCACCGGCACCCTGCTGCTCGACGAGCTCTGCCCCGACCTGGACTTCCTGGTCCTGTTCTCCTCCGTGGCGGCCGTCACCGGCGAGTTCGGCCTGTCCGACTACGCCGCCGCCAACGCCTTCCTGGACGCCTTCGCCCACCGGCGCTCGCGGCACGCCCGCACGCTGTCGATCAACTGGCCGTCCTGGGCCGAGGTCGGCATGGCGGTCGACAACAGCGGCTCCGCCTCCACCTCCTTCCGCGCCCTGCAGAGCGGCCGGAACGCCGGGGGCGGGACGACCGACGAGGCCGCCGCGGCGGCGATCCACCCCTTCCTGCACCGGCGCACCACCACGGCCGAGGGCGCGGTGGAGTTCGAGGCGGTCCTCGACGAGCGGCACTGGCCGCTGGACGAGCACCGGATCGGCGGCGCCGCGGTGCTGCCCGGCACCGCGTACGTCGAGATCGCCCGCGCCGCGGCCCTCGCGGCCGGCGAAGCCGGCGGCACCGGCCCGGTGGAGATCGGCGACCTGATGTTCACCACCCCCGTGGTGGTCGCCGGCACCCAGACCCTGCGGGTGCGGCTGACCCCGGACGGCCCGGGGTGGCGGTTCGCCGTCACCACCCCGGGCGCCGACGGCGCCGAGCGCAGCCACGCCACCGGCACCGCCCGGGTCCGCACCGACGCCGGGGCACCCGGCCGCCTCACCCCCGCCGAGGTCCTGGCCCGCTGCCCGCGGCGCGAGGAGACCCCCGCGTACGACGCCAGCGAGGGCCTGGTGACCGGCGGACCCCGCTGGCGCAACGTGGTCGCCGTCCACGAGGGCGAGGGGGAGTCGCTGGTGGAGGTCCGGCTGCCCGCCGGGTACGCCGCCGACCTGGGCGAGTTCGGGCTGCACCCGGCCCTGCTGGACGGTGGCACGGCGTTCGCCGTCCGCACCGGCGACACCCGGGCGCTGCCGTTCTGCTACCGCCGGGTCCTGGTGCACGCGCCGCTGCCGGAGCACTTCTACGCCCATGTGCGCACCGCCCCGGGCGACGGGCCGCGGATGCTGGTCCGCGACATCACCCTGATCGACCCGGACGGCGGGGTGCGGGTGGAGATCCAGGGCTTCGGGATGCGGGTCGTGGACGCCGGGCTGGTCCGCAGCGCCACCGCCCAGGCGGCCAAGGCCGCGCCGGCGGCCGCCCCCGCCCGTCCCGCCACACCGGTGGCCCCGCCCGCGCCGCGGGTGGAGGACCGGCCGCGGGTGGAGAACGCGCTGACCACCGAGCACGGCGCCCGGCTGTTCCGCGCCCTGCTCGGCACCGACCTCGGCCCGCAGGTCGTGGTCACCACCGAGGGCCTGTCCCGCAAGCTGGCCAGGGCCCGCTCGGTGACCGCGGCCGCCATCGCCGCCACCCGCCGTACCACCGCCGCATCCGCCCCTGCCGCCGCCGTTTCCGCTGCCTCCGCCGCGCCGGCCGAGGTTTCGGTGGCACCCGTCGCGTCCCGCACCAAGGACGAGTTGCTGGTGCTGTGGCGTGAGGTGCTGGGTGGGGAGGTCGGGGAGGACGAGGACTTCTTCGACGCCGGCGGTGACAGCCTGGTGGCGGTGCAGTTGGCCTCGCGGGTGCGGGGTGAGCTGGGCGTGGAGCTGCCGATCTCGGCGCTGTTCGACCACCCGACGGTGGCCGAACTGGCCGTGCTGGTGGACGAGATGCGTGGCGCTGCTTCTGCTCCGGCCGTGGAGGTCCTGTCCGGTACCAAGGACGAGTTGCTGGTGCTGTGGCGTGAGGTGCTGGGTGGGGAGGTCGGGGAGGACGAGGACTTCTTCGACGCCGGCGGTGACAGCCTGGTGGCGGTGCAGTTGGCCTCGCGGGTGCGGGGTGAGCTGGGCGTGGAGCTGCCGATCTCGGCGCTGTTCGACCACCCGACGGTGGCCGAACTGGCCGTGCTGGTGGACGAGATGCGCGGCGGTACTCCTGCTCCGGCCGTGGAGGTCCTGTCCGGTACCAAGGACGAGTTGCTGGTGCTGTGGCGTGAGGTGCTGGGTGGGGAGGTCGGGGAGGACGAGGACTTCTTCGACGCCGGCGGTGACAGCCTGGTGGCCGTCCAGCTGGCCTCGCGGGTGCGGGGTGAGCTGGGCGTGGAGCTGCCGATCTCGGCGCTCTTCGACCACCCCACCGTCACCGAACTGGCCGTCCTGGTCGACGAGATGAAGGTGGCGGCCCGATGAGTACCCCGACCCTCCTCAGGCAGGCCGCCCCCGCGGCCCTCGCCGAGCACCAACTGGCACTCACCGGAGGCGAGTTCGCCCTCTGGCGGACCTGCTCCCTGCGCGGCGCCGGGATGCCCGTCGACTGGATCGACGCCCTCGCCGACGACGCGCTCTGGCAGCGGACCCTGACCCACCTCGCGGCCGCCGCCGAGGCCGCCGCCGCCCCGCAGCCCGCCCCCGGCCGGGCCGGCAAGGCCGACCGCGCCGCCGCCCGCCAGGCGCAGCAGCAGCGCGAGACCGCCTACCGCGCCGACTTCGCCGAGGCCGTGCTCCGTCAGGCCGCCGCCGTCCAGGAGTTCGCCCGCTGGCCGCTGGTCCGCGAGGCGGTCGCCTGGCAGAACCCCCGCTTCGCGGGCGACGCCCTGGAGTCCTTCTGCCGGGCCGCCGACCCGGGCGGCCGCAACAGCCGCTGGCGGCAGCGCGAGAAGACCGTCGTCGGCTACCTGCAGCGGTACTGCACCAAGAACGACACCATCGGCTTCTTCGGCCCTGTCGGCTGGGCCGACCTGAGCGAGGACGAGGCGCCGCTCACCGTCGACCCCGGACGGGGGCTGCTCGCCGAGCGCACCGTCTACTGGGAGAGCTGGGGCATCGACCTGCTCGGCGAGGCGCTGACGGAGCGCCACGGCCTGCGCGCCGAGGTGGCGCCGCGCCGCAACCCCAGCGTCCACGTGGACGGCGACACCGTGCGGCGCCCGTACCGCAAGGCGCTGGTGCTGCCGCCCGCGCAGGCCGCCGTGGTGCGGGCCTGCGACGGCCGCGCCTCGGCCCGCGAGATCGCCGAGGAGCTGACCTGGCTCGGCGCACCCGGCCTGGCCACCGCGCAGGACGTGTACGCGGCGCTGGAGCGCCTGGTCCGGCAGGGTGTGCTCACCTGGGACCTCGACGTCCCGTTCGGGCGCGACCCGGCGGCGGGGCTGCGCGCCATGCTCGCCCGGATGCCCCAGGCACCCGGGCGGGACGCCGCGCTCGCCGAACTCGCCGAGGTGGAGCGGCTGCGCGGCCGGGTGGCGGAGGCCGGCGGCGACCCGGTCGCGGTACTGGCCGCGCTCACCGACCTGGCCCGGGACTTCACCGAGCGCACCGGCCAGGTGGCCTCGCGCCGGGCGGGGGAGAGCGGCGCCGGACGCACCCTGCTGTTCGAGGACGCCAGGCGGGCCGCCACGGCCCGCCTCGGCGGCGGCCTGCTGGAGGACATCGGGCCCGCCCTGGACCAGGTGCTGCGCTCGGCCCGCTGGTTCACCTCCGCGGTGGCCGACGGCTACCGGGCCGAGCTGGACGCCCTCTACGACCAGGCGGTCCGGGACACCGGCAACCCGTCCGTCCCGCTGCCCACCCTCACCTTCCTGCTCGGCCCGCGCCTGGTCGGCGACGGCGCCAAGCCCACCGACGAACTGGCCGACGACCTGCGCGCCCGCTGGGACCGGGTGCTCGGGCACCCGGCCGAGGGCTCCCGGGTCCAGCTGGCCTCGGCCGACCTGGCCGCCGCGGTGGCCGAGGAGTTCGCCTGCGACGCCCCCGGCTGGACGGCCGCCCGCTACCACAGCCCGGACCTGCTGATCGCCGCCCCCGACGCGGCCTCCGCCCGGCCCGGCGAGACCCTGGTGGTGCTCGGCGAACTGCACACCGCGCTCAACACCCTGGAGGGCCGGCTCTTCGTCGAGCAGCACCCCGACCCGGCCTCCCTCTGGGACATGGTGCGCGCCGACGGCGTGCTGCCGCGGATCGTCCCGATGCTGCCCAAGAGCTGGCGGGCCGTCGGCTCGCGCACCTACCCGCCGCTCACCATGCTGCTGCCCGAGTACACCTACTGGTCGCCCGGCCAGGACAGCGGCGGGGCGCCCGGCGAGGTGCTGCCCGCCGCCGGCCTGACCGTGCACCGCGAGGACGGCCGGCTGCAGGTCACCGGACCCGGCGGTTTCCGCGCCGACCTGATCGAGGTGCTGGGCGAGCTGATCTCCATGGTCACCGTCACCCGCTTCGGCATCCTGCCGACCCGCGACCACACCCCCCGGGTCACCGTGGACCGCCTGGTCCTGGCCCGGGAGACCTGGCGGCCCACCGCCGGAGAACTGCTCGTCGGCGCCAAGGCCGACGAGGCCACCGAGTACCTGGAGACCGTCCGCTGGCTCACCGAGCACGGCGTCCCGCGCCGGTTCTTCCTGGTCGCGCCGGTCGAGGCGAAGCCCACCTACATCGACACCCGAAGCCCGCTGCTGGTCCAGCTGCTCGCCCGCACCGTCCGCCGCACCGTCGAGGAGTACGGCCCGGACACCCGGATCACCGTCTCCGAGATGCTGCCCGACGGCGACGACTGCTGGCTGCGCGACGACCAGGGCCGGCGGTACGTCAGCGAGCTGCGCGTCGTCGCCGTCGACCGGCGCCTGCCCGAGGCCACCCGCAACGAAGGAGAGCAGGAGAGTTGAGCACCGCGACCATTCCGCCGCGGACCGCCGCCCCGCAGCCCGCCGCCACCCCGCGGGCCACCCGGGCCGGGGCCGCCACCCTGCACGGCCTGGTGGCCGAGCAGGCCCGGCGCACCCCCGACGCGCCCGCGCTGATCCCCGCCCGCCCCGAGGACGGCGAACCCACCCTCAGCTACGCCGAACTGGACGCCCTCGCCGACCACCGCGCGGCCCGGCTGGTGGCCGCCGGGGTCCGCCCCGGCGACATCGTCGCCCTCTGCCTGCCCCGCGGCGTCGAACTGCTCGGCTGCCTGCTGGCCGTGCTCAAGGCCGGCGGCGCCTACGTCGCCGTCGAACCCGACCACCCCGCCGACCGGCTGCGCGGCATGCTCGCCGACGCCGGCGTCCGGACGGTCCTGGCCGCACCCGCCGACCGGCCCCGGCTGCACGCCGCCGGCGTCCTGCCCGCGGACGCCGACATCCTCACCCCCGCGCAGCTGGACGCGCCCGGACCGCTCTCCCCGCTGCCCGCCCTCCTCCCCGAGGACGCCGCCTACGCCATCTTCACCTCCGGCTCCACCGGCCGCCCCAAGGGCCTGACCGTCAGCCACCGCGCCATCGTCGACCGGGTCCGCTGGCTGCGCGAGCACACCCCGCTGGACACCGGCGACCGGGTGCTGCAGAAGACCTCGTACAGCTTCGACGTGTCGGTCGGCGAGATCTTCTGGCCGCTCGCCTGCGGCGCCGCCCTCGTGGTGCTGGAGAGCGGCGCCCACCGTGACCCCGCCCGGATCGCCGAGGCCGTCCGCGACCACCGGGTCACCGTCCTGCACTTCGTCCCCTCCATGCTGGAGGTGTTCCTGCTCGAACCCGCCACCGCCCAACTCCCGCCGCTGCGCTACCTGATGATCGCCGGCGAGGCCCTGCCCGACCACCTGGTCACCGCCGCCCGCCGGATCCTCGACACCCGCCTGCTCAACCTCTACGGGCCCTCCGAGGCCACCGTCTACGCCACCGCCTGGACCTGCCCCGACCGGCAGCCGTACGGGAAGGTGTCCATCGGCACCGTCCTCGGCGAGGTCACCGCCGCCGTCCTCGACGCCCACGGCGACCCCCTCCCGCCCGGCACCCCCGGCGAACTCCACCTGGGCGGCCGCGGCCTGGCCCACGGCTACCTCGGCCGCCCCGAACTCACCGCCGACATGTTCGTCCCCGACCCCGAAGGACCACCCGGCAGCCGCCGCTACCGCACCGGCGACCTCGCCGCCATGGACATCGACGGCGTGATCGACTACCACGGCCGGATCGACCACCAGGTGAAGATCCGCGGCTTCCGGATCGAACTCGGCGA
The window above is part of the Kitasatospora sp. HUAS MG31 genome. Proteins encoded here:
- a CDS encoding lantibiotic dehydratase, with translation MSTPTLLRQAAPAALAEHQLALTGGEFALWRTCSLRGAGMPVDWIDALADDALWQRTLTHLAAAAEAAAAPQPAPGRAGKADRAAARQAQQQRETAYRADFAEAVLRQAAAVQEFARWPLVREAVAWQNPRFAGDALESFCRAADPGGRNSRWRQREKTVVGYLQRYCTKNDTIGFFGPVGWADLSEDEAPLTVDPGRGLLAERTVYWESWGIDLLGEALTERHGLRAEVAPRRNPSVHVDGDTVRRPYRKALVLPPAQAAVVRACDGRASAREIAEELTWLGAPGLATAQDVYAALERLVRQGVLTWDLDVPFGRDPAAGLRAMLARMPQAPGRDAALAELAEVERLRGRVAEAGGDPVAVLAALTDLARDFTERTGQVASRRAGESGAGRTLLFEDARRAATARLGGGLLEDIGPALDQVLRSARWFTSAVADGYRAELDALYDQAVRDTGNPSVPLPTLTFLLGPRLVGDGAKPTDELADDLRARWDRVLGHPAEGSRVQLASADLAAAVAEEFACDAPGWTAARYHSPDLLIAAPDAASARPGETLVVLGELHTALNTLEGRLFVEQHPDPASLWDMVRADGVLPRIVPMLPKSWRAVGSRTYPPLTMLLPEYTYWSPGQDSGGAPGEVLPAAGLTVHREDGRLQVTGPGGFRADLIEVLGELISMVTVTRFGILPTRDHTPRVTVDRLVLARETWRPTAGELLVGAKADEATEYLETVRWLTEHGVPRRFFLVAPVEAKPTYIDTRSPLLVQLLARTVRRTVEEYGPDTRITVSEMLPDGDDCWLRDDQGRRYVSELRVVAVDRRLPEATRNEGEQES